The Longimicrobium sp. genome contains the following window.
GAGTGCGCGGGCGCGGTTTCGCTCTGGCCGGCAGGTGTCATTCCTCCGAATGAGCCCAGCTACAGGCGGTTGAGTCCGGCCGAACTTGCCGCGTTGTTCGACCAGGAATACGGCGAGCACGTGATGGAAATGCAGATGGCGGAGCGGCTTTCCATGAGCGGCGCACAGCAGAAGATGGTGTTCCGGCGCCGGGGTGACGCGTTCGAGCTTCCCCTGCACGGCTCGCCCAGCAACGCCATCATCAAGCGCGCGAAGCCCGTGTATCCCGGGCTGGTGCTGAACGAGCTCGCCTGCATGTGGCTGCTGCGCGGCTGCGGCTTCGAGGCGGCGGAATCACGCGCGGTGGGCGGCGAACGCCTGCTGTTCGAGAGCGTTCGCTACGACCGCGTGGAAGATGCCGAAGGCGGGCTGCGCCGCCTGCACCAGGAAGATTTCTGCCAGGCGACCGGCCACCGGTCGGCGCAGAAATACCAGGCCCGCGGCGGGCCTACGTACGAAGTGATCGGCCGGGTGATTCGCCGCCACAGCGTCGATCCGTTGCGCGACCTGGAAACGCTGGCGCGCTGGGCACTGTTCAACGTCCTGGTCGGCAACAACGACGCGCACGCGAAGAACCTGTCGCTGCTGTACGCGGGGTCGCGGGTGCGGCTGGCGCCGATCTACGACGTGGTGTCGACGC
Protein-coding sequences here:
- a CDS encoding type II toxin-antitoxin system HipA family toxin, coding for MLDVYLYDFLVGHIREEGPHRLSFRYGEQALDEPEKYVLSVRLPVRAEPYDHDATIVFFENLLPEGEGRDLIAQAKQFSPADVSGLLGMIGGECAGAVSLWPAGVIPPNEPSYRRLSPAELAALFDQEYGEHVMEMQMAERLSMSGAQQKMVFRRRGDAFELPLHGSPSNAIIKRAKPVYPGLVLNELACMWLLRGCGFEAAESRAVGGERLLFESVRYDRVEDAEGGLRRLHQEDFCQATGHRSAQKYQARGGPTYEVIGRVIRRHSVDPLRDLETLARWALFNVLVGNNDAHAKNLSLLYAGSRVRLAPIYDVVSTHVYPHIDRQFSIEIGGQNTAEGLHRMALDKFARSLGMRAPAIARLGAPLIEQVRSSLDAVLDQVAAGYAHHPVLDQIRDLVLQRASLVEGWLALATTKSK